From a region of the Geothrix sp. 21YS21S-2 genome:
- a CDS encoding EscU/YscU/HrcU family type III secretion system export apparatus switch protein produces MARTPPRSSAVALRYAPEAPFKDLAPRLVAKGEGLLADRIVALARQHGIPVERDPDLLAALEPLQMDQVVPPELFQAVAIMLAAIYRANAGAAP; encoded by the coding sequence ATGGCACGAACCCCGCCCCGCTCCAGCGCCGTCGCCCTGCGCTACGCCCCCGAGGCCCCCTTCAAGGACCTGGCCCCGCGCCTGGTGGCCAAGGGCGAGGGTCTCCTGGCCGACCGCATCGTGGCCCTGGCCCGGCAGCACGGCATCCCCGTGGAGCGGGACCCGGACCTGCTGGCCGCCCTCGAGCCCCTGCAGATGGACCAGGTCGTCCCCCCGGAGCTCTTCCAGGCGGTGGCCATCATGCTGGCCGCCATCTACCGCGCCAACGCAGGAGCCGCTCCGTGA
- a CDS encoding response regulator → MSKKILIVEDDPINVKFMKVVLVRKGGFDVVVSEDVDEILAIVAAGDVSAVIMDISLSRSIHLGQKVDGIYITRLLKADPATKGVPVILATAHAMTGDRERFLAETGAEHYLSKPLHDPDHFLREVNKVFPA, encoded by the coding sequence ATGAGCAAGAAGATCCTGATCGTCGAGGACGACCCCATCAACGTGAAGTTCATGAAGGTCGTGCTGGTCCGCAAGGGCGGCTTCGACGTGGTGGTCTCCGAGGACGTGGACGAGATCCTGGCCATCGTCGCCGCCGGGGACGTGTCGGCCGTCATCATGGACATCAGCCTCTCCCGCTCCATCCACCTGGGCCAGAAGGTCGACGGCATCTACATCACCCGCCTGCTGAAGGCCGACCCGGCCACCAAGGGGGTCCCCGTCATCCTGGCCACCGCCCACGCCATGACCGGCGACCGGGAGCGGTTCCTGGCGGAGACGGGCGCCGAGCACTACCTCTCCAAGCCCCTCCACGACCCCGACCACTTTCTGCGGGAAGTGAACAAGGTCTTCCCGGCATGA
- a CDS encoding PHP domain-containing protein, with the protein MIDLHSHSIFSDGTDTPEVLAALADCAGLKALALTDHDTLEGLGRFLACQDRTDAELVPGIELSCRYLGRVLHVLGLFVDPGNDRFRARIEDMRERRVDRNRRMVARLQDMGVAITWEEVAALAPTDAISRTHFARALVKHGAAGSPQDAFRRFIGDDGPAFVPLRELTPEDAATWIRQAGGVSVVAHPGRFSHRSFRWEAAMAELKAQGIQGLEAHYPDYGPAEHQYFLELARLLEMVPSGGSDYHGGHKPGQYLGVGTGSLNVPDGVLDLLKGLRPAETV; encoded by the coding sequence GTGATCGACCTCCACAGCCATTCCATCTTCTCGGACGGCACGGACACCCCCGAGGTCCTGGCGGCCCTCGCGGACTGCGCGGGCCTGAAGGCCCTGGCGCTCACCGACCACGACACCCTGGAGGGCCTGGGGCGGTTCCTGGCCTGCCAGGACCGCACCGACGCCGAGCTGGTGCCGGGCATCGAGCTGAGCTGCCGGTACCTGGGGCGCGTGCTGCACGTGCTGGGCCTGTTCGTCGACCCCGGCAATGACCGGTTCCGGGCGCGCATCGAGGACATGCGGGAGCGGCGGGTGGACCGCAACCGGCGCATGGTGGCGCGGCTCCAGGACATGGGCGTGGCCATCACCTGGGAGGAGGTGGCGGCCCTGGCCCCCACCGACGCGATCTCCCGCACCCACTTCGCCCGGGCCCTGGTCAAGCATGGCGCCGCGGGCAGCCCCCAGGACGCCTTCCGCCGCTTCATCGGCGATGACGGCCCGGCCTTCGTGCCCCTGCGGGAGCTCACCCCGGAGGACGCCGCCACCTGGATCCGCCAGGCCGGAGGGGTGTCCGTGGTGGCCCACCCCGGCCGGTTCAGCCACCGGAGCTTCCGCTGGGAGGCGGCCATGGCGGAGCTGAAGGCCCAGGGCATCCAGGGCCTCGAGGCCCACTATCCCGACTACGGCCCCGCGGAGCACCAGTACTTCCTCGAGCTGGCGCGGCTCCTGGAAATGGTGCCCAGCGGCGGCAGCGACTACCACGGCGGCCACAAGCCGGGGCAGTACCTGGGCGTGGGCACCGGCTCCCTGAACGTGCCCGACGGCGTCCTGGATCTCCTCAAGGGACTCCGCCCCGCGGAAACGGTATAA